The following are from one region of the Sorghum bicolor cultivar BTx623 chromosome 2, Sorghum_bicolor_NCBIv3, whole genome shotgun sequence genome:
- the LOC110432655 gene encoding RNA polymerase II degradation factor 1-like, translating into MAKRLKVGATSRDSGSSDPRPPTGAESAPPSPLAEQRRKEEKEREQEKRHQPQEEQQPLPTGGEVGWPSAGPQLEELLEQDRRQEPQEPQEQQQQRGQQSEEPLEPPPHGLKDELLATQVEARSIKTQLEGEVALNGRLRTAISDLSTSWELEPIDESREEA; encoded by the exons atggcgaaaaggctcaaggtgggagcgACCTCCAGGGATTCAG GAtcctccgaccctcgaccgccgACCGGTGCTGAGAGCGCCCCGCCCAGTCCCCTGGCGG AGCAGAGGAGGAAAGAGGAAAAAGAGCGTGAGCAGGAGAAGCGGCATCAACCGCAGGAGGAACAGCAGCCGCTGCCAACGGGAGGAGAGGTGGGGTGGCCGTCAGCAGGTccccagctcgaggagctgctggagcaggaccgTCGCCAGGAGCCGCAGGAGccccaggagcagcagcagcagaggggcCAGCAGTCGGAGGaaccgctcgagcctcctccccaCG GACTCAAAGACGAGCTGCTAGccacccaagtcgaggcccggtCCATCAAgacccagctcgagggggaggttgcctTGAATGGTCGTCTACggactgcgataagcgaccttTCGACCTCCTGGGAGCTTGAGCCTATTGATGAGTCAAGGGAGGAGGCTTGA